A section of the Kribbella sp. HUAS MG21 genome encodes:
- a CDS encoding DNA polymerase III subunit delta': MSVWDDLVGQEPAVAVLRKAVSGAAAVLRGETGSAVAGMTHAWLITGPPGSGRSNAGRAFAAALQCANDGCGECNECRTALSGAHPDVSLIRTELLSIRVSEVRELVRRAAMSPTQGRWQVMVVEDADRLTEQAADALLKSIEEPAPRTVWVLCAPTVEDVVPTIRSRCRLLVLRTPPVAAVAEMLTRKLEVEQDLAWFAARAAQGHIGRARALARDPEVRERRTKVLEVPFALRDLGACLKAAQQLVDAAKVEAKASAEKVDEKERAALEQALGVGTKGAKPREANAALKELEDQQKARAKRWERDVLDRSLVDLMALYRDVLVVQTRSGSELINAELRGNIEQLGARTTPEQTVRRIDAIAMCREAIEANVAPLVALEAMTVALFEGRSDGFIIPRRVLR; encoded by the coding sequence ATGAGTGTGTGGGACGACCTCGTCGGCCAGGAGCCCGCGGTCGCCGTACTGCGGAAGGCTGTCTCCGGCGCCGCCGCGGTGCTGCGCGGTGAGACAGGTTCCGCGGTCGCCGGGATGACGCACGCGTGGCTGATCACCGGGCCGCCCGGGTCCGGCCGGTCGAACGCGGGGCGCGCGTTCGCGGCCGCGCTGCAGTGCGCGAACGACGGTTGCGGCGAGTGCAACGAGTGCCGTACGGCGCTCAGCGGCGCGCACCCGGACGTGTCCTTGATCCGCACCGAGCTGCTCTCGATCCGGGTCAGCGAGGTCCGTGAACTCGTCCGGCGGGCCGCGATGAGCCCGACGCAGGGCCGCTGGCAGGTGATGGTCGTCGAGGACGCGGACCGGCTGACCGAGCAGGCCGCGGACGCGTTGCTGAAGAGCATCGAGGAGCCCGCGCCGCGGACCGTCTGGGTGTTGTGCGCGCCGACGGTCGAGGACGTCGTACCGACGATCCGGTCGCGGTGCCGCCTGCTGGTGCTGCGGACGCCGCCGGTCGCGGCGGTCGCGGAGATGCTGACCCGCAAGCTCGAGGTGGAGCAGGACCTGGCCTGGTTCGCGGCGCGGGCGGCGCAGGGCCACATCGGGCGGGCGCGGGCGCTCGCGCGGGACCCGGAGGTGCGGGAGCGGCGGACGAAGGTCCTCGAGGTGCCGTTCGCGCTGCGTGACCTCGGGGCCTGCCTCAAGGCGGCGCAGCAGCTCGTCGACGCGGCGAAAGTGGAGGCCAAGGCCAGCGCCGAGAAGGTCGACGAGAAGGAACGGGCCGCGCTCGAGCAGGCGCTCGGCGTCGGCACCAAGGGCGCCAAGCCGCGCGAGGCGAACGCCGCGCTGAAGGAGCTCGAGGACCAGCAGAAGGCGCGCGCCAAGCGTTGGGAGCGCGACGTACTGGATCGGTCGCTGGTGGACCTGATGGCGCTCTACCGGGACGTCCTGGTGGTGCAGACCCGGTCCGGCAGCGAGCTGATCAACGCCGAGCTGCGCGGCAACATCGAGCAGCTCGGGGCGCGCACGACCCCCGAGCAGACCGTACGGCGGATCGACGCGATCGCGATGTGCCGCGAGGCGATCGAGGCGAACGTCGCGCCGCTGGTCGCGCTCGAGGCGATGACGGTCGCCCTGTTCGAGGGCCGCAGCGACGGGTTCATCATCCCGCGGCGGGTCCTGCGCTGA
- the tmk gene encoding dTMP kinase, giving the protein MPEAYDPLTDPAPAHDVRAVLRIRAFRRLWIAFGLSSLGDWIGLLALTAMAKSFAGDDYQAANFAIGGVLFLRVLPALVMGPVAGWIADRLDRRWTMILGDLIRAAFFVTIPLVGTLTWLLIATVLIEIVSLIWGPAKDASVPNLVPRHRLEAANQLSLITTYGTALPAAVIFTAITLVTRWAGDFSIDLAVYVNAATFAISAFAIVSVAEIGRAIHEHEEHPTLWRTMVEGWSYVTGTPVVRGLVGGISGAFAAGAVVIGLGRTYVEDLGAGDPGYGVLFGAVFGGLALGMGFGPRIFSGLSRRRLFAAGLVGSGICLAGLALIQQIEIATMIAILLGFCAGGSWVSGYTLLGLEVPDAVRGRTFAFVQSAVRTVLAITLAIAPFAAGAIGRHTWTVGGRSATYNGASMTMLAAAILAGVIGLLAWRQMDDRPGVPFWRDVRRSFGKTRGDYPTTGLFIALEGGEGAGKSTQSALLVKWLQEQGQQVLLTREPGATDLGKTLRQIVLDPATGDISHRAEALLYAADKAEHVDSVIKPALKSGAVVITDRYVDSALAYQGSGRDLDLSDVERVNRWATNDLRPNLTILLDLPPKRGLGRFTERDRIEAQSDDFHERVRNAFLELAAAEPQHYLVLDATQDREDIAQQIRARLQPMLPKVDL; this is encoded by the coding sequence GTGCCGGAGGCCTATGACCCGTTGACCGATCCTGCACCGGCGCACGATGTGCGGGCGGTGTTGCGGATCCGGGCGTTCCGGCGGCTGTGGATCGCGTTCGGGCTGTCGAGTCTCGGGGACTGGATCGGGCTGCTGGCGCTGACCGCGATGGCGAAGTCGTTCGCCGGCGACGACTACCAGGCGGCGAACTTCGCGATCGGCGGGGTGCTGTTCCTGCGGGTGCTGCCCGCGCTGGTGATGGGACCGGTGGCCGGCTGGATCGCGGACCGGCTGGACCGGCGCTGGACGATGATCCTCGGCGACCTGATCCGGGCCGCGTTCTTCGTCACGATCCCGCTGGTCGGGACGCTGACCTGGCTGCTGATCGCGACCGTGCTGATCGAGATCGTCAGCCTGATCTGGGGCCCGGCCAAGGACGCCAGCGTGCCGAACCTGGTGCCCCGGCACCGCCTCGAGGCGGCCAACCAGCTGAGCCTGATCACCACGTACGGCACCGCGCTCCCGGCCGCGGTGATCTTCACCGCGATCACCCTGGTGACCCGGTGGGCCGGCGACTTCTCCATCGACCTCGCCGTGTACGTGAACGCGGCGACGTTCGCGATCTCGGCGTTCGCGATCGTGTCGGTCGCCGAGATCGGCCGCGCGATCCACGAGCACGAGGAACACCCGACGCTGTGGCGGACCATGGTCGAGGGCTGGTCCTACGTCACCGGGACGCCGGTGGTCCGCGGGCTCGTCGGCGGGATCTCCGGGGCGTTCGCGGCGGGCGCGGTCGTGATCGGCCTCGGCCGGACGTACGTCGAGGACCTGGGCGCCGGCGATCCGGGGTACGGCGTGCTGTTCGGCGCGGTGTTCGGCGGTCTCGCGCTCGGGATGGGGTTCGGGCCGCGGATCTTCTCCGGGCTGTCCCGGCGCCGGCTGTTCGCGGCCGGGCTGGTCGGGTCCGGGATCTGCCTGGCCGGGCTGGCGCTGATCCAGCAGATCGAGATCGCGACGATGATCGCGATCCTGCTCGGGTTCTGCGCCGGCGGCTCCTGGGTGTCCGGGTACACGCTGCTCGGTCTCGAGGTGCCGGACGCGGTCCGCGGCCGGACGTTCGCGTTCGTCCAGTCGGCCGTCCGGACGGTGCTCGCGATCACGCTCGCGATCGCGCCGTTCGCCGCGGGCGCGATCGGCCGGCACACCTGGACGGTCGGCGGCCGGTCGGCGACGTACAACGGCGCCTCGATGACGATGCTGGCCGCCGCGATCCTGGCCGGGGTGATCGGCCTGCTCGCCTGGCGGCAGATGGACGACCGCCCGGGCGTGCCGTTCTGGCGCGACGTCCGGCGGAGTTTCGGCAAGACGCGCGGCGACTACCCGACGACCGGGCTGTTCATCGCGCTCGAGGGCGGCGAGGGCGCCGGGAAGTCGACGCAGTCCGCGCTGCTGGTGAAGTGGCTGCAGGAGCAGGGCCAGCAGGTGCTGCTGACCCGCGAGCCCGGCGCGACCGACCTCGGCAAGACGCTGCGGCAGATCGTCCTGGACCCGGCGACCGGCGACATCTCGCACCGCGCCGAGGCCTTGTTGTACGCCGCCGACAAGGCCGAGCACGTCGACTCGGTGATCAAGCCGGCGCTCAAGTCGGGCGCGGTCGTGATCACCGACCGGTACGTCGACTCCGCGCTGGCGTACCAGGGCTCCGGTCGGGACCTGGACCTCTCCGACGTCGAGCGGGTGAACCGTTGGGCGACCAACGACCTCCGCCCGAACCTCACGATCCTGCTGGACCTGCCGCCGAAGCGCGGCCTCGGCCGGTTCACCGAGCGGGACCGGATCGAGGCCCAGTCCGACGACTTCCACGAGCGGGTCCGGAACGCGTTCCTCGAGCTCGCGGCCGCCGAGCCGCAGCACTACCTGGTCCTCGACGCCACCCAGGACCGCGAGGACATCGCGCAACAGATCCGCGCCCGACTCCAGCCGATGCTTCCCAAGGTGGATCTATGA
- a CDS encoding pyridoxal phosphate-dependent aminotransferase, which translates to MATFPSNPIMSLTAEQPRHELGESYGPELRLADLLTPELAELELGYGTAAGDPRLRTAIADRHGVRPDDVIVTVGGMHGIFLLAYLLADQGGEVVTTAPLFPMTRNAFDAVGAAVKVVPLTFDDGYRLTAAAVRAQLTPATKLVSLATPQNPSGVAVPPETLQEIANAMAEVCPEAYLMVDETYRTASYGDDAVAETALRLGPRVVVVASLSKCHGAAGLRIGWVVSMDAGLIERLTTAKFSTVVSASPVTEALAVRVFEQEDAILGERRTWLEQNLQLTQDWVSANSDVVEWVRPSAGALCVIRLRPHVDLGRFRRTAAELGVRLADGDWFGDEPRVFRLGFGYLPPEDLKAALDALREAVRAAY; encoded by the coding sequence ATGGCGACCTTCCCGAGCAACCCGATCATGTCCCTGACCGCGGAGCAGCCGCGGCACGAACTGGGCGAGAGCTACGGCCCGGAGCTCCGCCTCGCCGACCTGCTGACCCCGGAACTGGCCGAGCTCGAACTCGGCTACGGCACCGCGGCCGGCGACCCCCGGCTGCGGACGGCGATCGCCGACCGGCACGGCGTACGGCCCGACGACGTGATCGTCACCGTCGGCGGGATGCACGGGATCTTCCTGCTCGCGTACCTGCTGGCGGATCAGGGCGGCGAGGTCGTCACGACCGCGCCGCTCTTCCCGATGACACGGAACGCGTTCGATGCGGTCGGTGCGGCCGTCAAGGTCGTTCCGCTGACCTTCGACGACGGGTATCGGCTGACCGCGGCGGCGGTCCGGGCGCAGCTGACGCCGGCGACGAAGCTGGTGAGCCTGGCGACGCCGCAGAACCCGTCGGGGGTCGCCGTGCCGCCGGAAACCCTGCAGGAGATCGCGAACGCGATGGCCGAGGTGTGCCCGGAGGCGTACCTGATGGTCGACGAGACGTACCGGACGGCGTCGTACGGCGATGACGCTGTCGCCGAGACGGCGCTGCGGCTCGGGCCGAGGGTGGTCGTGGTCGCGTCGCTGTCGAAGTGCCACGGGGCGGCCGGACTGCGGATCGGGTGGGTGGTCAGCATGGACGCCGGTCTGATCGAGCGGTTGACGACGGCGAAGTTCAGCACCGTTGTCTCCGCCTCGCCGGTGACTGAGGCGCTGGCGGTGCGGGTCTTCGAGCAGGAGGACGCGATCCTCGGCGAACGAAGGACCTGGCTGGAACAGAACCTCCAACTCACCCAGGACTGGGTGAGCGCAAACAGCGACGTGGTGGAGTGGGTTCGGCCCTCGGCCGGGGCGCTGTGTGTGATCCGGCTGCGGCCGCACGTCGACCTCGGGCGGTTCCGGCGTACGGCGGCCGAACTCGGCGTCCGGCTCGCGGACGGCGACTGGTTCGGCGACGAGCCGCGGGTCTTCCGCCTGGGCTTCGGCTACCTCCCGCCCGAGGACCTGAAGGCGGCCCTGGATGCGCTGCGCGAGGCTGTCCGCGCTGCCTACTAG
- a CDS encoding PLP-dependent aminotransferase family protein, whose translation MRPIEVVDRLGRWSSGRGPLYVLLAARLRQLIDDGELPPGVLLPPDRALAGALAVGRTTVVAAYDLLRAEGRITRRQGSGTRVAGVPSDVPPEDAPVDPIFLDSLEARDDDVLLAICAAPGDPPPQLAEAFQAIAPELGRISDDIGYYPYGHPALRQALADRYTARGVPTGPDQVLVTNGGQQALSLLAHALVSPGDQVLVEAPTYPGALEVFREEGAVLRGLPVGLEGLADAVRERRPALAYVIPTYQNPTGSVMSALARQRVAGVGIPVIEDEVPADLGFPGEELPVPMAAYGENVISIGSLSKSIWGGLRIGWIRAATPLINRLARLRAVHDLGGNVPTQLAAVHLLPLLDGPDLHRTLKARHDHLHALLTEALPTWQVPTVTGGQCLWVRLPYGDSISFAQTALRHGLAILPGTGLDVTGTSTPYIRLHFRAHPTALTEATHRLKSAWSSYHPPTTRQHARPTIAI comes from the coding sequence ATGAGACCAATCGAGGTGGTCGACCGATTGGGCCGCTGGTCGTCCGGCCGCGGCCCGCTGTACGTGCTGCTCGCCGCCCGGCTGCGGCAGCTGATCGACGACGGGGAACTGCCCCCGGGTGTGCTGCTGCCGCCCGATCGCGCGCTGGCCGGGGCGTTGGCGGTCGGACGTACGACGGTCGTCGCGGCGTACGACCTGCTGCGGGCCGAGGGGCGGATCACCCGCCGGCAGGGCAGCGGGACGAGGGTCGCGGGCGTCCCGTCGGACGTACCGCCCGAGGATGCGCCGGTCGACCCGATCTTCCTGGACTCGCTGGAGGCGCGCGACGACGACGTACTGCTCGCGATCTGTGCGGCACCGGGCGATCCGCCGCCGCAGCTCGCCGAGGCGTTCCAGGCCATCGCGCCGGAGCTCGGCCGGATCAGCGACGACATCGGCTACTACCCGTACGGTCACCCGGCGCTGCGGCAGGCGCTGGCGGATCGCTACACGGCGCGCGGCGTGCCGACCGGGCCGGACCAGGTGCTGGTGACGAACGGCGGTCAGCAGGCGCTTTCGCTGCTCGCCCATGCGCTGGTTTCGCCCGGAGACCAGGTGCTGGTCGAGGCGCCGACGTACCCGGGGGCGTTGGAGGTGTTCCGGGAGGAAGGCGCGGTACTGCGTGGTTTGCCGGTCGGGCTCGAGGGGCTCGCCGACGCGGTCCGGGAGCGGCGGCCGGCGCTGGCGTACGTCATCCCGACGTACCAGAATCCGACCGGTTCGGTGATGTCCGCGCTCGCGCGTCAGCGGGTCGCCGGGGTGGGGATCCCGGTGATCGAGGACGAGGTGCCGGCGGACCTGGGCTTTCCGGGCGAGGAGCTGCCGGTGCCGATGGCGGCGTACGGCGAGAACGTGATCTCGATCGGTTCACTCAGCAAGAGCATCTGGGGCGGACTGCGCATCGGCTGGATCCGCGCGGCCACTCCGCTGATCAACCGCTTGGCACGGCTGCGGGCGGTGCACGACCTGGGCGGCAACGTCCCCACGCAACTGGCGGCCGTCCACCTACTCCCGCTCCTGGACGGTCCCGACCTGCACCGCACGCTGAAGGCGCGCCACGACCACCTGCACGCGCTGCTCACCGAGGCGCTCCCCACCTGGCAGGTCCCGACGGTCACCGGCGGCCAATGCCTCTGGGTCCGCCTCCCGTACGGCGACAGCATCTCCTTCGCCCAAACCGCCCTCCGCCACGGCCTGGCCATCCTCCCCGGCACCGGCCTCGACGTAACCGGCACCAGCACCCCCTACATCCGCCTCCACTTCCGAGCCCACCCCACAGCCCTCACCGAAGCCACCCACCGCCTCAAATCCGCCTGGTCGTCCTACCACCCACCCACAACCCGCCAACACGCACGCCCGACCATCGCCATCTGA